In the genome of Aspergillus luchuensis IFO 4308 DNA, chromosome 2, nearly complete sequence, one region contains:
- a CDS encoding branched-chain amino acid aminotransferase (COG:E;~EggNog:ENOG410PI4C;~InterPro:IPR036038,IPR001544,IPR043131,IPR043132;~PFAM:PF01063;~TransMembrane:1 (i48-66o);~go_function: GO:0003824 - catalytic activity [Evidence IEA]): MYCTARRPMDGINLTAASSRGTTFLWCSTDADKVEGSPIAIPAFHMRCIPLATLLCLCILTIYLISDSSLSPSPLSTLYIFPPHHISRIYIETTKMPSFPPPPTPSIDWTNIGFKVRDVNYHIESTYDSQTQTWSPPQLIKSPYLSIHGLSPALNYGQQAYEGLKAFRHATTSSSNHENKITIFRPTLNATRLSHSSTLLSIPPIPTPIFLSAVNLAVATNAEYVPPYTNPAVTGGGLSALYIRPLVFGSSPQISLTPPETFTFAVYVTPTGLYHGISAVDALILEEYDRTAPKGTGSAKAGGNYAPVQRHSMAAAKEGYGITLHLDSKTRSEVDEFSTSAFIGVKYGGGGDDEGNGVTLVQPDSDNVIDSVTAASVLEIGEKMLGYQVEKRSVKYEEIREFDEVIAAGTAAGLVPVRSITMKSRGEKWGFEYGYGGGGKGEGGPVCRRLLGLLQGIQTGEVEDVFGWNWEVKEVEGMMGRENEGVGEGEENGVNVP, encoded by the exons ATGTACTGCACTGCACGGCGACCCATGGATGGAATTAACTTGACTGCTGCATCCAGCCGAGGAACCACATTCCTCTGGTGCAGTACGGATGCAGACAAAGTAGAGGGAAGTCCAATAGCGATTCCGGCATTCCACATGCGCTGCATTCCGCTTGCTACCTTGCTTTGCCTATGTATATTaactatctatcttataTCTGACAGTAGTCTATCTCCATCACCTTTATCTACTCTTTACATCTTTCCCCCTCACCACATATCTAGAATTTACATTGAAACAACCAAAatgccctccttccccccacccccgacCCCGTCCATCGACTGGACCAACATCGGCTTCAAAGTGCGCGACG TAAACTACCACATCGAATCCACCTACGactcccaaacccaaacctgGTCACCTCCCCAACTAATCAAATCCCCCTACCTCTCCATCCACGGACTCTCCCCAGCCCTAAACTATGGCCAACAAGCCTACGAAGGCCTAAAAGCCTTTCGCCatgccaccacctcctcctccaaccatgaaaataaaataaccaTCTTCCGCCCAACCCTCAACGCAACCCGcctctcccactcctccaccctcctctccatccccccaatccccacccccatcttcctctccgccgtGAACCTCGCGGTAGCCACCAACGCCGAATACGTGCCCCCCTACACCAACCCAGCCGTCACAGGAGGGGGCCTCTCCGCGCTCTACATCCGACCATTAGTATTCGGCTCATCGCCGCAGATCTCCCTTACCCCGCCCGAGACCTTCACATTCGCAGTGTACGTCACACCGACAGGCCTATACCACGGGATCTCCGCGGTGGACGCGCTCATCCTGGAGGAATACGATCGCACGGCGCCAAAGGGCACAGGGAGTGCTAAAGCTGGGGGGAACTATGCGCCCGTCCAGAGACATAGTATGGCGGCGGCTAAGGAGGGGTATGGGATCACGTTGCATTTGGATAGTAAGACGCGGAGCGAGGTGGATGAGTTTTCGACGAGTGCGTTTATCGGGGTGAAAtatggtgggggtggggatgatgaagggaaTGGTGTGACGCTGGTGCAGCCGGATAGTGACAATGTGATTGACTCTGTGACTGCGGCGTCGGTGTTGGAGATCGGGGAGAAGATGCTCGGGTATCaagtggagaagagaagtgTCAAGTATGAGGAGATACGGGAGTTTGATGAGGTGATTGCGGCGGGGACGGCGGCTGGGTTGGTTCCTGTGAGGAGTATTACGATGAAGAGTCGGGGGGAGAAGTGGGGGTTTGAGTATgggtatggtggtggtgggaagggggaaggggggccGGTGTGTAGGaggttgttggggttgttgcaGGGGATTCAAacgggggaggtggaggatgtgtTTGGGTGGAATTGGGAGGTTAaagaggtggaggggatgatggggagggagaatgagggtgtgggggagggggaggagaatggGGTGAATGTGCCTTAA
- a CDS encoding glycoside hydrolase family 76 protein (CAZy:GH76;~COG:G;~EggNog:ENOG410PFRH;~InterPro:IPR005198,IPR008928,IPR014480;~PFAM:PF03663;~SECRETED:SignalP(1-24);~TransMembrane:1 (n7-18c24/25o438-460i);~go_function: GO:0008496 - mannan endo-1,6-alpha-mannosidase activity [Evidence IEA];~go_process: GO:0005975 - carbohydrate metabolic process [Evidence IEA];~go_process: GO:0016052 - carbohydrate catabolic process [Evidence IEA]) has translation MVVPGWIWAVFLTIFVFFQRTVTALQLDINDEQSIKDAARTTAFNMMSYYHGNESGQTPGKLPDTWWEGGAMFMTLIQYWYWTGDSSYNEVTTQGMLWQKGNNDYFPANDSNYLGNDDQVFWGLAAMTAAELNYPEQDGQPSWLSLAQGVFNTQVPRWDTSSCQGGLRWQIWPYQAGYTTKNAISNGGLFQLAARLGRYTNNDTYTDWAEKIWDWSATTPLLQTEDWYIADTTTTEANCKDHGDIQWTYNYGTYLSGAAYMYNLTNGADKWKKGLDGLLASTFSRFFPKEYGSNVMSEVSCEPNMMCDRNQDCFKGFLSSWLTFTTTIAPYTSDQIIPKIQQSALAAAKQCSGGDSGTQCGRRWYQAQWDGETSLETDMSALSVFSSNMITHRQSQGGQSQGPLTSDTGGTSQSNPNAGTGPKDAPNKLPDITTGDRAGASILTVLFVGGWAGAITWLVYGG, from the exons ATGGTTGTGCCCGGCTGGATATGGGCGGTCTTTCTGACCATATTTGTCTTCTTTCAGAGAACAGTGACTGCTCTGCAGCTGGACATTAACGATGAAC AATCCATCAAAGATGCCGCCAGAACAACGGCCTTCAACATGATGAGCTATTATCATGGAAACGAATCGGGTCAGACACCAGGAAAGCTGCCCGATACCTGGTGGGAAGGCGGTGCTATGTTCATGACATTGATTCAGTATTGGTATTGGACTGGCGACTCCTCCTACAATGAAGTCACCACGCAGGGTATGCTCTGGCAGAAGGGCAACAATGACTACTTCCCAGCCAACGATAGTAATTATCTGGGTAACGACGACCAAGTCTTTTGGGGCCTAGCTGCCATGACGGCTGCAGAACTGAACTACCCCGAACAAGATGGTCAGCCGTCGTGGCTGTCGCTCGCCCAAGGTGTCTTCAACACTCAAGTCCCCCGATGGGATACTTCCAGCTGCCAGGGTGGACTGCGTTGGCAGATTTGGCCCTACCAGGCTGGTTATACCACCAAGAACGCCATCTCCAACGGGGGTCTGTTTCAGTTAGCCGCTCGTCTGGGACGTTACACCAATAATGATACATACACCGACTGGGCGGAAAAGATCTGGGACTGGAGTGCAACAACACCTCTGCTGCAGACGGAAGACTGGTACATTGCCGACACGACCACTACAGAGGCAAACTGTAAGGATCACGGTGATATACAATGGACGTACAACTATGGAACCTACCTCAGCGGCGCCGCATACATGTACAATCTG ACAAACGGCGCCGACAAATGGAAGAAAGGTCTCGACGGTCTGCTGGCAAGTACCTTCTCAAGGTTCTTCCCGAAGGAATACGGCAGTAATGTTATGTCCGAGGTTTCCTGCGAGCCTAACATGATGTGCGATCGGAATCAGGACTGCTTCAAGGGTTTCTTGTCCTCCTGGCTTACCTTTACTACAACCATTGCGCCCTATACTAGCGATCAGATTATTCCGAAGATCCAGCAATCTGCCCTGGCAGCGGCGAAGCAATGCTCGGGAGGCGACTCCGGTACCCAGTGCGGGCGCCGGTGGTACCAAGCACAGTGGGATGGCGAGACATCGCTTGAGACTGATATGAGTGCTTTGAGTGTTTTCTCGTCAAATATGATCACGCATCGGCAAAGCCAAGGTGGCCAATCCCAGGGACCATTGACATCGGACACTGGCGGTACCAGTCAAAGCAACCCTAATGCAGGAACCGGTCCAAAGGATGCACCTAATAAGCTGCCCGATATCACAACTGGAGATCGTGCAGGGGCCTCTATCCTGACCGTCCTCTTTGTCGGCGGCTGGGCTGGTGCTATTACCTGGCTGGTCTATGGAGGTTGA
- the CCT2 gene encoding chaperonin-containing T-complex subunit CCT2 (COG:O;~EggNog:ENOG410PH52;~InterPro:IPR002423,IPR027410,IPR027413,IPR017998, IPR002194,IPR012716,IPR027409;~PFAM:PF00118;~go_component: GO:0005829 - cytosol [Evidence IEA];~go_component: GO:0005832 - chaperonin-containing T-complex [Evidence IEA];~go_function: GO:0005524 - ATP binding [Evidence IEA];~go_function: GO:0051082 - unfolded protein binding [Evidence IEA];~go_process: GO:0006457 - protein folding [Evidence IEA]), whose protein sequence is MASFANPTQIFADDVIEEKGENARLSAFVGAIAVGDLVKSTLGPKGMDKILQSASTGDILVTNDGATILKSIALDNAAAKVLVNISKVQDDEVGDGTTSVTVLAAELLREAEKLVNRKIHPQTIIEGYRIASKAALEALEKAAVDRSADMESFRKDLHAIARTTLSSKVLAQDRDQFAALACDAVLRLRGSTDLSHIQIIKKAGGKLSDSYLDEGFILDKKIGVNQPKRLENAKILVANTAMDTDKVKIFGARVKVESTGKLADLEKAEREKMKAKVERIKAHGINCFVNRQLIYNWPEQLFTEAGIMSIEHADFDGVERLALVTGGEIASTFDHPDQVKLGQCDVIEEVIIGEDTLIKFSGVAAGQACTIVLRGATEQLLDEAERSLHDALAVLSQTVKDPRVTLGGGCAEMVMSKAVEQAAQNTTGKKQLAVDAFAYALKQLPTILADNAGLDSSDLVTRLRQAINNGMTSSGLDLLTPGGGIADMRELGVVESYKLKKAVVSSASEAAELLLRVDNIIRAAPRRRERM, encoded by the exons ATG GCGTCCTTCGCCAATCCCACGCAGATCTTTGCGGACGATGTCATCGAAGAGAAGGGTGAGAATGCTCGTTTGTCCGCCTTCGTCGGTGCCATCGCCGTCGGCGACCTGGTGAAGAGCACCCTTGGTCCCAAGGGAATGGACAAGATCCTCCAGTCAGC GTCGACCGGAGATATCCTCGTTACGAATGACGGTGCTACGATTCTCAAGTCCATTGCTCTCGACAACGCTGCGGCCAAGGTTCTGGTCAACATCTCGAAGGTGCAGGATGACGAAGTCGGTGACGGCACCACCTCCGTGACCGTGTTGGCTGCGGAGTTGCTGCGGGAGGCTGAGAAGCTCGTGAACCGCAAGATCCACCCCCAGACCATCATCGAGGGATACCGGATAGCTAGCAAGGCGGCTCTGGAGGCTTTGGAGAAGGCGGCTGTTGACCGTAGTGCCGATATGGAGTCGTTCCGCAAAGACCTCCATGCCATCGCTCGTACCACCCTCAGTTCGAAGGTCCTGGCCCAGGACCGTGATCAGTTCGCTGCCCTCGCTTGTGACGCTGTCCTCCGTCTCCGTGGCTCGACCGACTTGAGCCAcatccagatcatcaagaAGGCCGGTGGCAAGCTTAGCGACTCCTACCTCGACGAGGGTTTCATCCTCGACAAGAAGATCGGTGTGAACCAGCCCAAGCGCTTGGAGAATGCCAAGATTCTGGTCGCCAACACGGCCATGGACACAGACAAGGTGAAGATCTTTGGTGCACGGGTGAAGGTCGAGTCGACAGGCAAGCTGGCGGATCTCGAGAAGGCGGAGcgcgagaagatgaaggccaAGGTTGAGCGGATCAAGGCTCACGGAATCAACTGCTTCGTCAACCGTCAACTCATCTACAACTGGCCCGAACAGCTGTTCACCGAGGCTGGCATCATGTCCATCGAGCACGCCGACTTCGATGGTGTTGAGCGCTTGGCCCTGGTCACTGGCGGTGAGATCGCCTCGACATTCGACCACCCCGATCAGGTCAAGCTGGGTCAGTGCGACGTTATCGAGGAGGTCATCATTGGCGAGGATACGCTCATTAAGTTCTCGGGCGTGGCTGCCGGTCAGGCATGCACCATTGTGCTCCGTGGTGCCACGGAGCAGCTGCTCGACGAAGCCGAGCGCTCTCTCCACGACGCTCTGGCCGTGCTCTCCCAGACTGTCAAGGACCCCCGGGTGACCCTGGGTGGTGGCTGTGCCGAGATGGTGATGTCCAAGGCCGTTGAGCAGGCCGCTCAGAACACGACcggcaagaagcagctggccgTGGACGCGTTTGCGTACGCTCTCAAGCAGCTCCCTACCATCCTGGCGGACAACGCTGGTCTGGACTCCAGCGACCTGGTGACGCGACTACGACAGGCGATCAACAACGGCATGACCAGCTCCGGACTGGATCTGCTCACCCCGGGCGGTGGCATTGCTGACATGCGCGAGTTGGGTGTTGTGGAGAGCTacaagctgaagaaggcggTGGTGTCCTCCGCGTCGGAGGCTGCAGAG CTTCTCCTGCGTgtcgacaacatcatccgGGCTGCGCCCCGTAGACGTGAGCGTATGTAA
- a CDS encoding WD40 repeat domain-containing peptidylprolyl isomerase (COG:O;~EggNog:ENOG410PJSB;~InterPro:IPR002130,IPR036322,IPR020892,IPR015943, IPR029000,IPR001680,IPR017986;~PFAM:PF00160,PF00400;~go_function: GO:0003755 - peptidyl-prolyl cis-trans isomerase activity [Evidence IEA];~go_function: GO:0005515 - protein binding [Evidence IEA];~go_process: GO:0000413 - protein peptidyl-prolyl isomerization [Evidence IEA];~go_process: GO:0006457 - protein folding [Evidence IEA]), whose product MPAEEEQKLATNKRPHSAVDGSDENGDDSSSDDDFGPALPSADAPKKKRRKLPFEKVYVNALPASPRYSKSLMHKDQLSFVTVTPHTDFLITSSIDGFVKFWKKMAVGVEFVKEFRAHTSEIKSVSVSADGRSFATTGADKTVKIFDVITFDLLAMLTLDFTPRCVCWVHRRGASLPLLAVTDEESSMIQVFDGRGENQTPLHTVKSIHRSPVAAIAFNDAYDCVISVDDTGMIEYWRAGDGSFEKPDNVFELKSSTNLFEFRKAKSVPASLCISPSGQQFAAVSFPDRQVRVFDFATGKLYRKYDESLTTITAMQQAGTAIYQLDELEFGRRLAVERELENPITKPKINVLFDESGHFILYGSLYGIKCINTYTNRVVRVYAKEEPFRSLNLAMYQGQPQKKGVVTVSMAASANPLLQEAEERDPILVSTGFAKVRFYLFTNDTEISKSNRDIQNERPREAASGREAAAPKAAELGTSAILHTTMGDIHLRLYPSAAPKAVENFTTHARNGYYNNTIFHRVIRKFMIQGGDPLGDGTGGESIWGGEFEDEFSSLKHDKPYTLSMANAGPNTNGSQFFITTEKTPWLDGKHTVFGRAVQGLDVVHKIENTKTFKEKPEQDIKIVSITVT is encoded by the exons ATGCCtgcagaggaggaacaaaAGCTGGCGACTAACAAGCGCCCCCATTCCGCCGTGGATGGCAGCGACGAGAATG GAGACGACTCATCTTCCGACGATGACTTCGGACCGGCCCTCCCTTCCGCTGATGCACCGAAAAAGAAGCGTCGCAAGCTTCCCTTTGAGAAGGTCTACGTAAACGCGCTGCCCGCATCGCCGCGGTACTCCAAGTCTCTCATGCACAAGGACCAATTGTCCTTCGTCACCGTGACTCCGCATACCGATTTCCTCATAACCTCGTCCATTGATGGCTTTGTCAAGTtttggaagaagatggcagtCGGTGTCGAGTTCGTGAAGGAGTTTCGCGCTCACACCTCGGAGATCAAGAGCGTCAGCGTCAGCGCCGATGGAAGAAGCTTTGCGACGACCGGAGCAGACAAGACGGTCAAGATCTTTGATGTGATCACCTTTG ACCTTCTTGCCATGCTCACCCTCGATTTCACTCCGCGTTGCGTATGCTGGGTCCATCGTCGGGGCGCCTCACTGCCTTTGCTGGCCGTCACAGACGAAGAAAGCAGCATGATCCAGGTCTTCGATGGCCGTGGTGAAAACCAGACCCCTCTGCACACCGTCAAATCGATCCACCGCAGTCCCGTGGCCGCCATTGCCTTCAACGACGCCTACGATTGTGTCATCTCCGTCGACGACACCGGCATGATTGAGTACTGGCGAGCGGGCGACGGCTCCTTCGAGAAGCCCGACAATGTCTTCGAGCTCAAGTCCTCTACCAACCTCTTCGAGTTCCGAAAGGCCAAGTCGGTCCCAGCATCGCTGTGCATCTCCCCGTCCGGCCAACAATTCGCGGCCGTCTCCTTCCCAGACCGTCAAGTCCGCGTCTTCGACTTCGCCACGGGCAAGCTCTACCGCAAGTACGACGAATCGCTGACCACAATCACTGCAATGCAACAAGCTGGCACAGCTATCTACCAGCTCGACGAGCTCGAATTCGGCCGCCGACTTGCCGTAGAACGGGAACTTGAGAACCCCATCACCAAGCCCAAGATCAACGTCCTCTTCGACGAATCCGGCCACTTCATCCTCTACGGCTCCCTCTACGGCATTAAATGCATCAACACCTACACCAACCGCGTCGTCCGCGTCTACGCCAAAGAGGAGCCCTTCCGCTCCCTCAACCTCGCCATGTACCAAGGCCAACCGCAAAAGAAGGGCGTCGTGACCGTATCCATGGCCGCCAGTGCCAACCCACTCCtccaagaagccgaagaacgCGATCCGATCCTCGTCAGCACAGGTTTCGCCAAGGTCCGCTTCTACCTCTTCACGAACGACACCGAAATCTCCAAATCAAACCGCGACATTCAAAACGAACGGCCGCGCGAAGCCGCCTCCGGCCGTGAAGCCGCCGCTCCGAAGGCCGCCGAGCTGGGCACCTCCGCCATCCTGCACACCACCATGGGCGACATCCACCTCCGTCTCTACCCCTCCGCTGCTCCTAAAGCCGTCGAGAACTTTACCACTCATGCCCGCAACGgctactacaacaacaccatcttcCACCGTGTCATCCGCAAGTTCATGATCCAGGGTGGCGACCCGCTCGGGGACGGCACAGGCGGTGAATCCATCTGGGGCGGCGAGTTCGAGGACGAATTCTCCAGTCTGAAACACGATAAACCGTATACGTTGTCCATGGCCAATGCGggccccaacaccaacggaAGTCAGTTCTTCATCACGACGGAGAAGACGCCCTGGTTGGATGGGAAACATACGGTGTTTGGCCGTGCAGTGCAGGGCCTGGATGTCGTGCATAAGATTGAGAATACCAAGACgttcaaggagaagccggaACAGGATATTAAGATCGTGAGTATAACGGTTACTTAG